From one Caldichromatium japonicum genomic stretch:
- the rsxG gene encoding electron transport complex subunit RsxG — translation MKSKIRSIFLSSAVLGGFAVSGVTIVALTHGSVDGRIAANQYQAMRRQLDAILPIGEITNDPLADRIQVSDPQRLGAPTSWVYRARRSDQPAALIIESVVPDGYAGPIKLLISVLADGTLGGVRVLSHHETPGLGDKIEETKSDWILGFTGKSLTNPPLDQWAVKRDGGAFDQFTGATITPRSVVKAVRDTLIYVQQQGPSLYALPQSKQPIAARGQG, via the coding sequence ATGAAATCCAAGATACGATCCATTTTTTTATCCAGCGCCGTGCTCGGTGGCTTTGCCGTCTCTGGTGTGACCATCGTTGCCTTGACCCACGGATCAGTAGATGGACGCATCGCTGCTAACCAATATCAGGCGATGAGACGCCAGCTCGATGCCATTTTGCCGATCGGCGAGATCACCAATGATCCACTGGCCGATCGCATCCAGGTAAGCGACCCCCAGCGACTGGGGGCACCTACAAGCTGGGTTTATCGCGCCCGCCGCAGCGATCAGCCTGCGGCACTGATCATCGAATCAGTGGTTCCGGATGGTTATGCGGGTCCGATCAAGCTCCTGATTTCGGTCCTTGCGGATGGGACACTCGGCGGGGTGCGGGTGCTCTCGCATCACGAGACCCCGGGGCTTGGGGATAAGATCGAGGAGACCAAGTCGGACTGGATCCTCGGCTTTACGGGTAAATCATTGACCAATCCCCCGCTCGATCAATGGGCGGTCAAGCGCGATGGCGGTGCCTTCGATCAGTTTACCGGAGCTACCATCACCCCGCGCTCGGTGGTCAAGGCGGTGCGCGATACCCTGATCTATGTTCAACAGCAGGGGCCCTCGCTCTATGCCCTACCTCAATCCAAACAGCCGATCGCCGCTAGAGGTCAGGGCTGA
- the rsxD gene encoding electron transport complex subunit RsxD, with protein MTQPIISSPHVPRINRVNRVMAEVLVGLIPGVVALTWVFGWGTLINIALASLFAVMAESAVMLLRRRSPWVALRDLSALVTAALFAIAVPPSLPWWLTLLGIVFAIVIVKQLYGGLGYNSFNPAMAAYVFLLISYPVAMTAWIAPEGLGSDRLGFADSLQLILTGTLPQGLHWDAISSATPLDHLRGRLDLGHTIDQIAQGPTWGILGGHGWEWVNLGFLIGGIYLLARRIITWHVPIALLIGLAALSTLFWAFAPQTHASPWFHLFSGATMLGAFFIATDPVTGCTTQRGQIIFGACIGAIVYIIRTWGGYPDAIAFAVLLMNIAAPMIDYYTQPRVFGHGSMRL; from the coding sequence ATGACCCAACCGATCATCTCCTCCCCTCATGTCCCACGCATCAACCGGGTCAATCGGGTCATGGCCGAGGTCCTGGTGGGTCTGATCCCCGGGGTCGTCGCTCTGACCTGGGTCTTTGGTTGGGGCACCCTGATCAATATCGCCTTGGCGTCTTTGTTTGCGGTCATGGCCGAATCAGCGGTGATGTTGCTTCGCCGCCGCTCGCCTTGGGTCGCGCTGCGCGATCTCAGCGCCCTGGTGACGGCCGCGCTCTTTGCCATCGCCGTACCTCCCTCTCTCCCTTGGTGGTTGACCCTTTTGGGCATCGTGTTTGCCATCGTCATCGTCAAACAGCTGTATGGGGGGCTTGGCTATAACTCATTCAATCCGGCGATGGCGGCCTATGTGTTTCTGTTGATCTCTTATCCAGTGGCCATGACCGCCTGGATAGCCCCTGAGGGTCTTGGGAGCGACCGTCTAGGTTTTGCCGATTCGTTACAGCTGATCCTAACCGGTACCCTCCCCCAGGGCCTTCATTGGGACGCCATCTCCTCGGCCACCCCGCTTGACCATCTGCGCGGCAGGCTCGATCTCGGCCATACCATCGACCAGATCGCCCAAGGGCCGACCTGGGGTATCCTCGGCGGCCATGGCTGGGAATGGGTCAATCTCGGCTTTCTCATCGGCGGCATTTATCTGCTTGCCCGGCGGATCATCACCTGGCATGTCCCGATCGCGTTGTTGATCGGTCTGGCCGCACTCTCGACACTCTTTTGGGCGTTCGCCCCCCAAACCCATGCCAGCCCTTGGTTTCATCTGTTTAGTGGCGCCACCATGCTCGGTGCCTTTTTTATTGCCACCGACCCGGTGACCGGCTGTACCACGCAGCGCGGCCAGATCATCTTTGGTGCCTGTATCGGGGCCATCGTCTATATCATCCGTACTTGGGGCGGCTATCCAGACGCCATCGCCTTTGCCGTCTTGTTGATGAATATCGCCGCCCCTATGATCGATTATTACACCCAGCCTCGGGTCTTTGGTCATGGGAGCATGCGCCTATGA
- a CDS encoding acyl-CoA thioesterase — translation MDDSVSQYSFIVRLHDTDAAGRLFFGHLFRHAQDAFESFMAHLGWPIPDLIQRGEWLLPVIHAEADYQRPIHHGELIWVEVGVEEIRRRSFALAYWFRKEDGTETAQARTVHILMSAVGEKDLALPEALRLALARHLKDAAVGVSCARAHPDAQS, via the coding sequence ATGGATGACAGCGTCTCACAATACAGCTTCATCGTCCGGCTGCACGATACCGATGCCGCTGGGCGATTATTCTTCGGCCATCTGTTCCGCCATGCCCAGGATGCCTTTGAATCCTTCATGGCGCATCTTGGCTGGCCGATCCCCGACTTGATCCAACGGGGCGAATGGCTGCTACCCGTCATTCATGCCGAGGCCGATTACCAACGCCCGATTCATCACGGTGAATTGATTTGGGTCGAGGTTGGGGTCGAGGAGATCAGACGGCGTTCGTTTGCCCTCGCTTATTGGTTTCGCAAGGAGGATGGGACAGAGACAGCCCAGGCCAGGACCGTCCATATCTTGATGTCAGCGGTCGGGGAGAAGGACCTTGCCTTACCTGAGGCCCTGCGCCTTGCCCTAGCTCGCCATCTCAAGGACGCAGCGGTAGGGGTGTCTTGCGCCCGTGCTCATCCAGACGCACAAAGCTGA
- a CDS encoding histidine triad nucleotide-binding protein, which yields MSDNIFTKIARGEIPADIVYKDDEVVAFRDINPQAPTHLLVIPRKPIPTLDAAGPEDATLLGKLLLVAAQVARESGIAEQGYRTVINCNAAAGQTVYHLHLHVLGGRPFNWPPG from the coding sequence ATGTCAGACAACATCTTTACCAAGATCGCACGCGGCGAGATCCCTGCCGACATCGTCTATAAGGACGATGAGGTCGTCGCCTTCCGCGACATCAATCCCCAGGCGCCGACCCATCTCCTGGTGATCCCGCGCAAACCCATCCCCACGCTCGACGCTGCCGGCCCCGAAGACGCCACCCTGCTCGGCAAGCTCTTGCTCGTTGCCGCTCAGGTTGCCCGTGAATCCGGCATTGCCGAACAGGGTTATCGCACCGTGATCAATTGCAACGCTGCAGCAGGTCAGACCGTCTATCATCTGCATTTGCATGTCCTCGGCGGACGCCCATTCAATTGGCCGCCAGGCTGA
- a CDS encoding acyl-CoA thioesterase, giving the protein MESYTVVRPEHLNQYGHLFGGCLLKWVDEIAWIAASRDYPGCRFVTVGMDRVEFHRGVNLGAVLRFVCHESRRGRTSVTYEVQVYTDDLESGREEPIFSTHISFVRLDEHGRKTPLPLRP; this is encoded by the coding sequence GTGGAAAGCTATACCGTCGTTCGTCCCGAGCATCTCAATCAATATGGCCATCTCTTCGGTGGCTGCCTGCTCAAATGGGTCGATGAGATCGCCTGGATCGCGGCCAGCCGCGATTATCCAGGCTGCCGATTTGTGACTGTGGGCATGGACCGGGTCGAGTTCCATCGCGGTGTCAATCTGGGTGCGGTACTGCGTTTTGTCTGTCATGAGAGCAGGCGCGGGCGCACCTCGGTCACCTATGAGGTCCAGGTCTATACCGATGATCTGGAAAGCGGGCGCGAGGAGCCGATCTTTTCGACCCATATCAGCTTTGTGCGTCTGGATGAGCACGGGCGCAAGACACCCCTACCGCTGCGTCCTTGA
- the recR gene encoding recombination mediator RecR codes for MNADALLDRLIEALRCLPGVGPKSARRIAFHLLERDRAGGIHLAEVLAESMVRIKRCSRCRTLTEREVCALCTNPERDDGLLCIVEQPSDILAIEQATDYRGRYFVLGGRLSPLDGVGPEELGLDLLARRLHDEPIAELILAISPTVEGSATAHFIGERAAAQGIRVTRLAQGVPLGTELEYLDGGTLALAFSTRCTL; via the coding sequence GTGAACGCGGACGCGCTGCTCGACCGTCTGATCGAGGCCCTGCGCTGTTTGCCGGGGGTAGGGCCCAAATCGGCCCGGCGCATCGCCTTCCATCTGCTGGAACGCGATCGTGCCGGGGGCATCCATCTAGCCGAAGTGTTGGCCGAGTCCATGGTCCGGATTAAGCGCTGTTCGCGCTGCCGCACCCTGACCGAACGCGAGGTCTGTGCCCTTTGCACCAATCCAGAGCGCGATGATGGCCTCCTGTGTATCGTCGAACAGCCCTCCGATATCTTGGCGATCGAGCAAGCGACCGATTACCGCGGGCGTTATTTCGTACTCGGCGGTCGGCTCTCGCCACTCGACGGTGTCGGTCCTGAGGAGCTGGGTCTGGACCTCTTGGCAAGGCGCCTGCATGATGAGCCGATCGCAGAGCTCATCCTGGCCATCAGCCCCACCGTTGAGGGGAGCGCAACGGCGCATTTCATCGGTGAGCGTGCGGCAGCACAGGGTATCCGCGTCACCCGTCTCGCCCAGGGTGTCCCCCTGGGTACGGAGCTCGAATATCTCGATGGCGGCACCCTGGCGCTCGCCTTTTCGACACGGTGTACCCTGTAA
- a CDS encoding electron transport complex subunit E codes for MSAPLAPQQILKTGLWTNNQMLVALLGLCPLLATTTSATNGLGMGLATTAVLVCSNGTVSLIRHLVRPEIRIPVFVLVIASFVTLVELLMQAFFYELYRVLGLFIALIVVNCIIIGRAEAFASKNRLEGALLDGLAVGLGATLVLTTLGGLRELIGQGTLFAQADLLLGDWARVLSLNLGSGFQGALIAILPPGAFIGLGLMIALKNLIDEQIKRRRSHPAPAQPQTVPIAPAEVPRA; via the coding sequence ATGTCTGCACCCCTTGCACCCCAGCAGATCCTAAAGACGGGCCTTTGGACCAACAACCAGATGTTGGTCGCCCTATTGGGTCTTTGTCCACTCTTGGCGACCACTACCTCGGCGACAAATGGCCTGGGGATGGGGTTGGCAACCACTGCGGTCCTGGTGTGCTCGAACGGCACGGTCTCGCTGATCCGCCATCTGGTGCGCCCCGAGATCCGCATCCCTGTCTTCGTCCTGGTCATTGCCTCGTTCGTGACCCTGGTCGAGCTTTTGATGCAGGCCTTTTTCTATGAACTGTATCGGGTATTGGGTCTATTCATCGCCCTGATCGTGGTCAATTGCATCATCATCGGACGCGCCGAGGCGTTCGCCTCCAAGAACCGCCTCGAGGGTGCCCTGTTGGATGGTCTAGCGGTTGGTCTGGGCGCGACCCTGGTCTTGACGACCCTAGGGGGCCTGCGCGAGCTCATCGGCCAAGGGACCCTGTTTGCTCAAGCCGATCTCTTACTCGGCGACTGGGCGCGGGTGCTGTCTTTAAACCTCGGTTCTGGCTTTCAGGGGGCGCTCATCGCTATCCTGCCGCCTGGCGCATTCATCGGTTTGGGGCTCATGATCGCCCTCAAAAACCTCATCGATGAGCAGATCAAACGCCGCCGGTCTCATCCCGCCCCCGCTCAGCCTCAAACTGTTCCCATCGCCCCCGCCGAGGTTCCACGCGCTTGA
- a CDS encoding phosphoribulokinase produces the protein MSKKHPIIAVTGSSGAGTTTVKRAFEHIFRRDKISAAVIEGDSFHRYDRVAMKAAMAEASARGENLSHFGPAANCFDLLEALFREYGESGTGKKRYYIHSDEEAREHNARLGTALKPGEFTPWEDLPAHTDLLFYEGLHGLVVTEEYHVARYVDLGIGVVPIINLEWIQKIQRDNLERGYSAEAIVDTILRRMPDYVRYITPQFSLTDINFQRVPTVDTSNPFIARDIPTPDESFVIIRFRDPKKFDIDFQYLLAMIHDSFMSRPNTIVVPGGKMGFAMEIILQPIIERMMEARRV, from the coding sequence ATGTCTAAAAAGCATCCGATCATCGCTGTTACCGGCTCCTCAGGGGCCGGCACCACCACTGTCAAGCGCGCCTTCGAGCATATCTTCCGGCGCGATAAGATCAGCGCCGCGGTCATCGAGGGCGACAGCTTCCATCGCTATGATCGGGTGGCGATGAAGGCGGCCATGGCTGAAGCCTCCGCGCGCGGTGAAAACCTCAGCCATTTTGGACCGGCGGCCAATTGTTTCGACCTTCTGGAGGCGCTCTTTCGCGAATATGGTGAAAGCGGCACCGGCAAAAAACGCTATTACATCCATAGCGATGAAGAGGCGCGCGAGCACAATGCCCGCCTGGGCACGGCCCTTAAGCCGGGCGAGTTCACCCCTTGGGAAGACCTGCCAGCGCATACCGACCTGCTGTTCTATGAGGGTCTGCATGGCCTAGTCGTGACCGAGGAATATCACGTCGCCCGATATGTGGATCTCGGGATCGGGGTCGTTCCCATCATCAACCTGGAATGGATCCAGAAGATCCAGCGCGACAACCTCGAACGCGGCTATTCTGCCGAGGCCATCGTCGATACCATCCTGCGGCGCATGCCTGATTATGTTCGTTATATCACACCCCAGTTCTCGCTGACCGACATCAACTTCCAGCGCGTACCCACGGTCGATACCTCGAATCCCTTCATCGCCCGCGACATCCCGACCCCAGACGAGAGCTTTGTCATCATCCGCTTCCGCGATCCCAAAAAGTTCGATATCGACTTCCAGTATCTCCTGGCGATGATCCATGACTCATTCATGTCACGCCCCAATACCATCGTGGTGCCCGGCGGCAAGATGGGCTTTGCCATGGAGATCATCCTCCAACCTATCATCGAACGCATGATGGAGGCCCGTCGGGTGTAA
- a CDS encoding RNA-guided endonuclease InsQ/TnpB family protein yields the protein MQRLQAFKFELKPNGDQARDLRRFAGSCRFVYNRALALQQERYATGEKKLGYFGLSKLLTEWRNSTETAWLADVPVHPLRQSLKDLDQAYANFFAKRADAPRFKKKGQSDSFRYSDSEKIKLDQANSRIFLPKLGWLRYRNSREVLGVVKNVTVSQSGGKWFVSIQTEREVERPIPQGGAVGIDMGIVRFATLSDGTVYAPLNSFKRHETRLRKAQQALSRKVKFSNNWKKAKARVQRIHSRIRNARRDFLHKTSTAISKNHAMVCIEDLQVGNMTKSAAGTIEQPGRNVRGKSGLNKSILDQGWFEFRRQLDYKLAWRGGWLIAVPPQNTSRTCPCCGHVSADNRQTQDRFECVECGFEENADVVGAINVLRAGHGRRFCRDV from the coding sequence ATGCAACGGCTTCAAGCCTTCAAATTTGAGTTGAAGCCCAACGGCGATCAGGCGCGCGACCTGCGCCGCTTCGCGGGGTCGTGCCGCTTCGTCTACAACCGGGCGCTGGCGTTGCAACAGGAGCGGTACGCGACCGGCGAAAAGAAGCTTGGCTATTTTGGACTGAGCAAGCTACTTACCGAGTGGCGCAACAGCACGGAGACGGCGTGGCTGGCTGATGTCCCGGTTCATCCCTTGCGGCAGTCTCTCAAGGATCTGGACCAGGCCTACGCCAACTTTTTCGCCAAGCGCGCGGACGCGCCGCGCTTCAAGAAGAAAGGGCAATCCGACAGTTTCCGTTACTCCGATTCGGAAAAAATCAAACTCGACCAGGCCAACAGCCGTATCTTCCTGCCGAAACTTGGCTGGCTGAGGTATCGCAACAGCCGTGAGGTGCTTGGCGTGGTGAAGAACGTCACCGTGAGCCAGTCCGGCGGCAAGTGGTTCGTGAGTATCCAGACCGAGCGCGAGGTAGAGCGGCCCATCCCGCAGGGTGGCGCAGTTGGCATCGACATGGGCATTGTCCGCTTCGCCACCTTGAGCGACGGGACGGTCTACGCCCCGCTCAATAGTTTCAAGCGGCATGAGACGCGCTTGCGCAAGGCGCAACAGGCGCTCTCCCGCAAGGTGAAATTCAGCAACAACTGGAAGAAGGCGAAAGCCAGAGTCCAGCGCATTCATTCCCGCATCCGTAATGCCCGCCGCGACTTCCTACATAAGACCTCGACCGCGATCAGCAAAAACCACGCGATGGTGTGTATCGAGGACTTGCAGGTAGGGAACATGACCAAGTCGGCGGCTGGGACAATCGAACAGCCGGGCAGAAACGTTCGGGGCAAGTCTGGCCTAAACAAGTCCATTCTCGACCAGGGCTGGTTTGAGTTTCGCCGGCAACTGGACTACAAGCTGGCATGGCGGGGTGGCTGGCTCATTGCCGTGCCGCCGCAGAACACAAGCCGCACCTGCCCGTGCTGCGGCCATGTGTCGGCGGACAACCGCCAGACGCAAGATCGGTTCGAGTGCGTGGAATGCGGTTTTGAGGAAAACGCCGATGTGGTCGGCGCGATCAATGTGCTAAGGGCGGGACACGGCAGACGCTTCTGTCGGGATGTGTGA
- a CDS encoding YbaB/EbfC family nucleoid-associated protein, with the protein MKALGGLLKQAQKMQEDMQQAQARLAQEEVTGEAGGGLVKVTMNGQHQAKRVEIDPSLLSEDKEMLEDLITAAINAASQQIAEKAKESLAALTAGMPLPPGLKLPWS; encoded by the coding sequence ATGAAGGCACTCGGTGGCCTGCTCAAACAGGCGCAAAAGATGCAGGAAGACATGCAGCAGGCGCAGGCGCGCCTAGCCCAAGAAGAGGTGACCGGCGAGGCCGGTGGTGGTCTGGTCAAGGTCACCATGAATGGCCAGCATCAAGCCAAACGGGTCGAGATCGACCCCTCTCTGCTCTCTGAGGATAAGGAGATGCTGGAAGACCTGATCACAGCGGCGATCAATGCCGCCAGCCAGCAGATCGCCGAAAAGGCCAAAGAGAGTCTCGCTGCCCTGACGGCGGGGATGCCCCTACCCCCTGGACTCAAGCTGCCCTGGTCCTAA
- the minD gene encoding septum site-determining protein MinD yields the protein MARIIVITSGKGGVGKTTTAAAMSMGLAQRGKRTVVIDFDIGLRNLDLVMGCERRVVYDFINVINGEANLNQALIRDKRCDNLYILPASQTRDKDALTREGVERVLDQLCEHYDFIVCDSPAGIEHGATMAMYFADDAIVVTNPEVSSVRDSDRMLGILASRSKRAEENREPIREYLLLTRYDPVRVARGEMLSVDDVQEILSLRLLGVIPESKAVLNASNAGIPVILDRESDAGQAYGDMVARYLGEDIPHRFLQPEKKGLLSRLFKG from the coding sequence TTGGCAAGAATCATTGTGATCACCTCTGGCAAAGGCGGCGTCGGCAAGACCACGACCGCCGCTGCCATGTCGATGGGCCTAGCCCAGCGCGGTAAGCGTACGGTTGTTATCGATTTTGACATCGGCCTGCGTAACTTGGATCTCGTCATGGGCTGCGAGCGCCGCGTCGTTTATGACTTCATCAATGTGATCAACGGCGAAGCCAATCTCAATCAGGCCCTCATCCGCGACAAACGCTGCGATAATCTCTACATTCTCCCAGCCTCCCAGACGCGCGACAAGGATGCCCTAACCCGCGAGGGTGTGGAGCGGGTGCTCGACCAGCTCTGCGAGCACTACGATTTCATCGTCTGTGACTCGCCGGCGGGGATTGAACACGGCGCCACCATGGCCATGTATTTCGCCGATGATGCCATTGTGGTCACCAATCCCGAGGTCTCATCGGTGCGCGACTCCGACCGTATGCTGGGCATCCTGGCCAGCCGCTCCAAACGCGCCGAGGAGAACCGCGAGCCGATCCGCGAATATCTTCTCCTCACCCGCTATGATCCGGTGCGGGTGGCGCGCGGCGAGATGCTGAGCGTCGACGACGTACAAGAGATCCTATCGCTGCGTCTGCTCGGCGTGATCCCCGAATCCAAGGCGGTCCTCAATGCCTCGAACGCCGGCATCCCAGTCATTCTGGATCGCGAGAGTGACGCAGGCCAGGCCTATGGCGACATGGTTGCGCGCTATCTCGGCGAGGATATCCCGCATCGCTTCCTCCAGCCGGAAAAGAAGGGCCTACTTAGCCGTCTTTTTAAGGGGTGA
- the dnaX gene encoding DNA polymerase III subunit gamma/tau — protein MSYQALARKWRPRLFDDLVGQEHVVRALANALDRDRLHHAYLFTGIRGVGKTTLARIFAKALNCEQGIGSHPCGICTTCREIDSGRCVDLLEIDAASRTKVEQTRELLENVPYAPVRARFKVYLIDEVHMFSAHSFNALLKTLEEPPPHVKFLFATTDPQKIPVTVLSRCLQFNLRRLLPAEISARLAYVLEQEGIPYEPGALPLIARAADGSLRDALSLLDQAIAFGGGQVGEADTRTMLGTISGDLVFAIAWALAQGDGAALLDQVARAASLTPDFVGLLRELIALLHRLALIQQVPASLVPDDPDRQRLQDLAAAIAPEDIQLFYEIALLGQNDLMLAPDPRTGLEMVLLRALAFRPAGTQPPCAARQDTPDIQPRLALASKSPDPTPTPGPSTALLPLKDMDDWQRLIANLGLGGIARELAHHCVFRDHSAGRLRLQLDPNLGHLQVPNALARLKEAIERALGTPVILDIQLGTPDQETLAQRQARAAAARQQAAVARLDADPVAQALREQLEADWRPGSIRPDD, from the coding sequence ATGTCCTACCAAGCCCTGGCCCGCAAATGGCGCCCGCGTCTGTTCGATGACCTGGTCGGGCAAGAGCATGTCGTACGTGCCCTGGCCAATGCCCTCGACCGCGACCGGCTCCATCATGCCTATCTGTTCACTGGCATCCGCGGGGTCGGCAAGACGACACTCGCGCGCATCTTCGCCAAGGCGCTCAATTGCGAACAGGGGATCGGCTCGCATCCCTGTGGGATCTGTACAACCTGCCGCGAGATCGACAGCGGACGCTGCGTCGATCTACTGGAGATCGATGCCGCCTCGCGCACCAAGGTCGAACAGACCCGCGAGCTGCTGGAGAATGTCCCCTATGCCCCTGTGCGAGCGCGCTTCAAGGTGTATCTCATCGACGAGGTGCACATGTTCTCGGCGCATAGCTTCAATGCCCTGCTCAAGACCCTGGAAGAGCCGCCGCCGCATGTGAAGTTTCTGTTTGCGACCACGGACCCGCAGAAGATCCCCGTCACCGTTTTGTCGCGTTGTCTCCAATTCAACCTGCGCCGTTTGCTCCCTGCCGAGATCAGCGCGCGGCTTGCCTATGTCCTAGAACAAGAAGGCATCCCCTATGAACCGGGTGCCCTTCCCCTGATTGCCCGCGCCGCTGATGGCAGCCTGCGCGATGCCCTAAGCCTGCTCGATCAGGCGATCGCCTTTGGCGGCGGCCAGGTCGGTGAGGCCGATACCCGCACCATGTTGGGGACCATCAGCGGAGATCTGGTCTTCGCGATCGCCTGGGCCCTTGCCCAGGGCGATGGCGCGGCCTTGCTTGATCAGGTTGCCCGTGCTGCTTCCCTGACACCCGACTTCGTTGGACTGCTGCGCGAACTCATCGCCCTCTTGCACCGCCTAGCCCTGATCCAGCAGGTCCCCGCCTCCCTGGTCCCAGACGACCCTGATCGCCAGCGTCTTCAGGACCTGGCTGCTGCGATCGCTCCGGAAGACATCCAACTGTTTTATGAGATCGCGCTTCTGGGTCAGAACGATCTGATGCTGGCCCCCGATCCGCGGACTGGACTGGAGATGGTCTTGCTGCGAGCGCTAGCCTTTCGCCCTGCCGGTACCCAACCGCCGTGCGCTGCGCGACAGGATACGCCCGATATCCAACCTAGGCTCGCCCTGGCATCCAAATCGCCAGATCCGACGCCGACTCCAGGCCCTTCTACCGCACTACTGCCTCTCAAAGATATGGACGATTGGCAGCGGCTGATTGCAAATCTGGGTCTCGGTGGGATCGCCCGGGAGCTTGCTCATCACTGTGTCTTTCGCGACCATAGCGCTGGGCGGTTACGGCTCCAGCTCGACCCAAACCTCGGGCATCTACAGGTGCCAAATGCCTTGGCGCGCCTCAAAGAGGCCATCGAGCGGGCGCTTGGCACACCGGTGATACTCGATATCCAGCTCGGGACACCAGACCAAGAGACCCTGGCCCAGCGTCAGGCACGCGCTGCTGCTGCCCGTCAGCAGGCGGCGGTGGCCCGCTTGGATGCAGACCCTGTGGCCCAGGCGCTGCGAGAACAACTTGAGGCCGATTGGCGACCTGGCAGTATTCGCCCAGATGATTGA
- the minE gene encoding cell division topological specificity factor MinE codes for MGLLDYFISSRPKGNASLAKERLQILVARDRIARDKPSYLPQLQQEILEVIRKYVEVDMDSVSVNYEQAESHEILELNIILPESGVVGGRR; via the coding sequence ATGGGTCTGCTCGACTATTTCATCTCATCTCGCCCCAAGGGAAACGCCAGCCTTGCCAAGGAACGGCTACAGATCCTGGTCGCCCGCGATCGCATCGCGCGCGACAAACCATCCTATCTACCACAGCTCCAGCAAGAGATCCTCGAGGTCATCCGCAAATATGTCGAGGTCGATATGGATTCGGTCTCGGTGAACTATGAGCAGGCCGAATCACATGAGATCCTGGAGCTGAATATCATCCTACCCGAATCGGGTGTGGTGGGCGGACGCCGTTGA
- the minC gene encoding septum site-determining protein MinC, with protein sequence MAEKPVAPSASPDPFELKMASFSLPVMRLLAVDLETLLLHLGNRIERAPDFFRNTPIVIDLTAVNQAKAPIDLPQLVKMLRGYGLLPVGVSGANTDQALAAQSIELAVLRDGAGRRPRPAEEPPAGQAVALPNGRRLQTVASNSPPPPAPPAFTLITKPVRSGQRIYAEGGDLSIVAPVSSGAELMADGNIHVYGPLRGRALAGMRGNTEARIFCQDLQAELISIAGHYRVSEGIPNELRGVPVQVFLDQQILRIERL encoded by the coding sequence ATGGCTGAGAAACCCGTTGCCCCATCCGCTAGCCCCGACCCTTTCGAGCTCAAGATGGCGAGCTTCAGCCTGCCTGTCATGCGCCTGCTCGCCGTTGACCTCGAGACCCTGCTACTGCATCTGGGGAATCGTATCGAACGTGCCCCTGATTTCTTTCGCAATACCCCGATTGTCATCGACCTGACCGCTGTCAACCAGGCCAAGGCGCCGATCGACCTGCCACAGCTGGTCAAGATGTTACGCGGTTATGGCCTGTTGCCGGTCGGGGTCAGTGGCGCCAATACTGACCAAGCGCTGGCCGCTCAGTCTATCGAGCTCGCCGTGCTGCGCGACGGTGCGGGCCGCCGCCCCAGACCAGCCGAGGAGCCCCCTGCAGGCCAGGCGGTTGCCTTACCCAATGGCCGGCGGCTGCAAACGGTGGCATCCAACTCACCGCCTCCGCCAGCTCCACCTGCCTTTACCCTGATCACCAAACCGGTGCGCTCGGGTCAGCGGATCTATGCTGAGGGTGGCGACCTGTCGATCGTCGCACCCGTCAGCTCGGGCGCCGAACTCATGGCCGATGGCAATATTCATGTCTATGGGCCGTTGCGCGGGCGCGCGCTCGCCGGCATGCGTGGCAACACCGAGGCGCGGATCTTCTGCCAGGACCTTCAGGCCGAACTCATCTCAATCGCCGGCCATTACCGGGTCAGCGAAGGAATCCCTAACGAACTGCGCGGTGTACCGGTCCAGGTCTTTCTAGACCAGCAGATCCTTCGTATCGAAAGGCTCTAA